One region of Populus trichocarpa isolate Nisqually-1 chromosome 4, P.trichocarpa_v4.1, whole genome shotgun sequence genomic DNA includes:
- the LOC7479050 gene encoding starch synthase 3, chloroplastic/amyloplastic — protein sequence MEVALLVQSPLSCSGRGVFSERNGLKIKPFLVGSFPHVRSGQLSSLNSWRKEFPASGVSFRIAATADFSKRRQRKMSNARPRGSSPKGFTPKTPVGTSTQKRDLENNGEKEGSVTPKSSEIAEANKQTLETQVEEDEELAIEHSGEKKVDEEKIGEEVSLMSKKVAVANGNQVVKNGSISRVGKDVTLSEDKIALEGSQNDDLKNDGIVKEKSISIDARKTEDDSLQIKLKLEMEEKLRKEETDRLAEEKLRKQEIERLVEENFSKGNKLFVYPQMVKPDEDIEVFLNRSLSTLSDEPDILIMGAFNDWRWKSFTFRLSKTHLNGDWWSCQVHVPKEAYKMDFVFFNGQDVYDNNDRKDFYILVEGGMDAFAFDDFLLEEKRRELEKLAKEQAVKERLAEEQRRREAEKAASEADRAQARAEIEKRRRTLQELMKKAARSFNNVCHVEPSEFKGEDTIKLYYNKSSGPLAHANDLWVHGGHNNWKDGLSIVERLVSSDKKDGDWWYANVVVPDRAFVLDWVFADGPPQNATVYDNNHRQDFHAIVPNGIPEELYWVEEEHQIYRKLQEKRRLREDAIRAKAEKTARIKAETKEQTLKRFLLSQKHIVYTEPLDVQAGSTVTVFYNPANTILNGKPEVWFRGSFNRWTHRKGPLPPQKMLPADNGSHVKATVKVPLDAYMMDFVFSEKEDGGIFDNREGMDYHIPVSGGIAKEPPMHIVHIAVEMAPIAKVGGLGDVVTSLSRAVQDLNHSVDIILPKYDCMKISHVKDLHYQRSYSWGGTEIKVWFGKVEGLSVYFLEPQNGMFWAGCVYGCKNDGERFGFFCHAALEFLQQSGFHPDIIHCHDWSSAPVAWLFKDHYMHYGLSKSRVVFTIHNLEFGANNIGKAMAYSDKATTVSPTYSREISGNPLIASHLHKFHGILNGIDPDIWDPYNDTYIPVPYTSENVVEGKRTAKEALQQRLGLKKADLPLVGIITRLTHQKGIHLIKHAIWRTLERGGQVVLLGSAPDPRVQNDFVNLANHLHSSHHDRARLCLTYDEPLSHLIYAGADFILVPSIFEPCGLTQLTAMRYGSIAVVRKTGGLFDTVFDVDHDKERAKAQGLEPNGFNFDGADPAGVDYALNRAISAWYDGRDWFNSMCKKVMEQDWSWNKPALDYLELYHSARK from the exons ATGGAAGTGGCTTTGCTAGTACAAAGTCCATTGAGTTGTAGTGGAAGGGGTGTTTTTAGTGAAAGAAATGGTTTAAAGATTAAACCTTTTCTTGTTGGGTCTTTCCCTCATGTTAGAAGTGGACAACTTTCAAGT CTTAATTCATGGAGGAAGGAGTTTCCAGCAAGTGGAGTTTCATTTCGAATAGCTGCAACTGCTG ATTTTTCTAAGAGGAGACAGAGAAAAATGTCAAATGCTAGGCCTAGAGGCTCTTCTCCGAAGGGATTCACGCCGAAAACACCTGTTGGAACAAGCACCCAGAAGAGAGATTTAGAAAACAATGGAGAGAAAGAGGGTTCAGTTACACCAAAATCTAGTGAGATTGCAGAGGCCAACAAGCAAACACTAGAAACACAGGTTGAGGAGGATGAAGAACTGGCAATTGAACATTCTGGGGAGAAAAAAGTCGACGAAGAAAAGATAGGAGAGGAAGTATCTTTGATGAGTAAAAAGGTGGCTGTTGCTAATGGTAATCAAGTGGTCAAAAATGGAAGTATCAGTAGAGTTGGTAAGGATGTGACCCTGTCAGAGGATAAAATTGCTTTAGAGGGAAGCCAAAATGATGACTTGAAGAATGATGGTATTGTGAAAGAGAAGAGCATTTCAATTGATGCGAGAAAGACTGAAGATGATTCTctacaaataaaattgaagttggaaatggaagaaaaattgcGTAAAGAAGAAACTGATAGGCTTGCTGAAGAAAAATTGCGTAAGCAAGAAATTGAGAGGCTTGTTGAGGAAAACTTCTCTAAGGGTAACAAATTGTTTGTCTATCCGCAGATGGTGAAACCCGATGAAGACATAGAAGTGTTCCTTAATAGAAGTCTATCAACCTTGAGTGACGAACCAGATATTTTGATTATGGGAGCATTCAATGACTGGAGATGGAAATCTTTTACCTTTAGGTTGAGCAAGACCCATCTCAATGGGGATTGGTGGTCTTGCCAGGTTCATGTTCCAAAAGAAGCATATAAGATGGACTTTGTGTTCTTCAATGGGCAAGATGTCTATGACAATAATGACAGGAAGGATTTCTACATTCTTGTTGAAGGTGGAATGGATGCatttgcatttgatgatttcttGCTTGAGGAAAAACGTCGGGAACTGGAGAAACTTGCAAAGGAGCAAGCTGTGAAGGAAAGATTAGCAGAAGAGCAGAGGCGAAGAGAAGCAGAGAAGGCTGCAAGTGAAGCTGATAGAGCACAGGCAAGggcagaaattgaaaaaaggagaagaacatTGCAAGAACTGATGAAAAAGGCTGCAAGGTCCTTCAATAATGTTTGCCACGTAGAACCTAGTGAGTTCAAAGGTGAGGACACGATCAAgttatattataacaaaagctCAGGTCCTCTAGCCCATGCTAATGACCTTTGGGTTCATGGGGGGCATAATAATTGGAAGGATGGATTGTCCATTGTTGAGAGACTTGTCAGCTCTGACAAAAAGGATGGCGATTGGTGGTATGCTAATG TTGTTGTACCTGATCGAGCCTTTGTCCTGGATTGGGTCTTTGCTGATGGTCCACCTCAGAATGCCACTGTGTATGATAACAATCATCGCCAAGATTTCCATGCTATTGTCCCAAATGGTATTCCTGAAGAATTGTATTGGGTTGAGGAAGAACACCAAATATATAGGAAACTACAGGAAAAGAGGAGGTTAAGAGAGGACGCTATACGTGCCAAG GCTGAGAAAACAGCACGTATTAAAGCTGAAACAAAGGAACAAACTTTGAAAAGGTTTCTGCTGTCACAAAAGCATATAGTTTATACTGAGCCTCTTGATGTTCAGGCTGGAAGCACCGTGACAGTTTTCTATAATCCTGCTAACACCATTCTGAATGGTAAACCTGAAGTTTGGTTCAGAGGTTCATTCAACCGTTGGACCCACCGTAAGGGTCCATTGCCACCTCAGAAAATGTTGCCTGCAGATAATGGCTCTCACGTCAAAGCCACTG TCAAGGTTCCATTGGATGCCTACATGATGGATTTTGTATTCTCTGAGAAGGAAGATGGTGGAATTTTTGACAATAGAGAAGGCATGGATTATCACATACCAGTGTCTGGAGGAATTGCAAAAGAACCACCGATGCACATTGTGCATATTGCTGTTGAAATGGCCCCAATCGCGAAG GTTGGTGGGCTTGGTGATGTTGTGACTAGTCTCTCCCGTGCAGTTCAAGATTTAAACCACAGTGTGGACATCATTCTTCCAAAGTATGACTGTATGAAGATTAGCCAT GTGAAAGATTTGCACTACCAGAGAAGCTATTCCTGGGGTGGGACTGAAATAAAAGTATGGTTTGGGAAGGTGGAAGGCCTTTCTGTCTATTTCTTGGAGCCTCAAAATGG AATGTTTTGGGCAGGTTGCGTATATGGCTGCAAGAATGATGGGGAGAGATTTGGTTTCTTTTGCCATGCAGCCCTTGAATTTTTACAACAAAGTGGATTTCATCCT GATATTATCCATTGCCATGATTGGTCTAGTGCTCCAGTTGCATGGTTGTTTAAGGACCATTATATGCATTATGGTCTTAGTAAATCCCGGGTAGTCTTCACCATTCATAATCTTGAATTTGGGGCAAACAACATTGGGAAAGCTATGGCATATTCTGACAAGGCTACAACT GTATCTCCCACATATTCAAGGGAGATTTCAGGAAATCCTTTAATTGCTTCTCATCTCCACAAGTTCCATGGCATCCTAAATGGAATTGACCCTGATATATGGGACCCTTATAATGATACATACATTCCT GTACCTTATACTTCCGAGAATGTTGTTGAAGGAAAAAGAACTGCCAAGGAGGCTTTGCAACAAAGGCTTGGTTTGAAAAAGGCTGATCTTCCTCTGGTAGGAATAATTACTCGCTTGACACATCAAAAGGGAATCCATCTCATCAAGCATGCAATTTGGCGCACCTTAGAGCGCGGTGGGCAG GTTGTACTGCTTGGTTCAGCTCCAGATCCCCGTGTCCAGAATGATTTTGTGAATTTGGCCAACCACTTGCATTCTAGTCACCATGACCGTGCTCGCCTTTGTTTGACTTATGATGAGCCTCTTTCGCACTTG ATATATGCGGGTGCTGATTTCATTCTAGTCCCATCTATTTTTGAGCCTTGTGGACTGACCCAGCTTACTGCTATGAGATATGGTTCAATAGCTGTTGTTCGAAAAACTGGAG GGCTTTTCGACACTGTGTTTGATGTTGACCATGACAAAGAAAGAGCCAAAGCACAAGGTCTTGAACCAAATGGATTTAACTTTGATGGAGCTGACCCTGCTGGTGTTGATTATGCTCTAAATAG GGCAATCTCTGCCTGGTACGACGGTCGGGATTGGTTTAACTCGATGTGTAAAAAGGTGATGGAGCAAGACTGGTCTTGGAATAAGCCTGCTCTCGATTACTTGGAGCTTTACCATTCAGCACGCAAGTGA